One genomic region from Planctomycetota bacterium encodes:
- a CDS encoding aldolase catalytic domain-containing protein: MFRPQIKVLDCTIRDGGLANDSHFSLETVRAVYRACCEAGIDYVELGYRNSKEMFSPDEFGPWRFCDEEDLRRATDGIENPGTKIAVMQDAHKASAEDLLEKKDSVVDTVRVATYVKDIDKAIAIENAARAKGYQTTINIMSISTEPDFDLDPALEQIREETGIAACYVVDSFGALYSEQVDFFVEKYKRILGEGIEVGVHFHNNQQLAFANTVEGIIKGANFLDGTIYGLGRAAGNCPTELLLGFLKNPKFNIRPVLDCVVHTVMPLQKEIEWGYMIPYVITGILNQHPRAAMAMLKSAGRDDYRTFYDKMLELVE, translated from the coding sequence ATGTTTCGACCACAGATTAAGGTTCTCGATTGCACCATCCGCGACGGCGGATTGGCGAACGATTCGCACTTCAGCCTGGAGACCGTCCGGGCCGTCTATCGCGCGTGCTGCGAGGCGGGCATCGATTACGTGGAACTGGGGTACCGCAACTCCAAAGAGATGTTCTCCCCTGACGAGTTCGGCCCCTGGCGGTTCTGCGACGAGGAAGACCTCAGGCGGGCGACCGACGGCATCGAAAACCCCGGCACAAAGATCGCCGTCATGCAGGACGCCCACAAGGCCTCGGCGGAGGACCTTTTGGAAAAGAAGGACTCGGTCGTGGACACGGTCCGCGTCGCCACGTACGTCAAGGACATTGACAAGGCGATCGCCATCGAGAACGCGGCGCGGGCGAAGGGCTACCAGACGACCATCAACATCATGTCCATCTCGACGGAACCGGACTTCGACCTGGACCCCGCGCTGGAACAGATCCGCGAGGAGACCGGCATCGCCGCCTGCTACGTCGTCGATTCCTTCGGAGCCCTCTATTCCGAGCAGGTGGACTTCTTCGTCGAAAAGTACAAACGCATCCTGGGCGAGGGGATTGAGGTCGGCGTCCACTTCCACAACAACCAGCAACTCGCCTTCGCCAACACCGTCGAGGGCATCATCAAGGGCGCCAACTTTCTCGATGGGACGATCTACGGCCTTGGCCGGGCCGCCGGCAACTGCCCCACGGAACTCCTCCTCGGGTTCCTCAAGAACCCGAAGTTCAACATCCGCCCCGTCCTCGACTGCGTCGTCCACACCGTCATGCCGCTCCAGAAAGAAATCGAGTGGGGCTACATGATTCCCTACGTGATCACCGGCATCCTGAATCAGCACCCGCGCGCCGCCATGGCGATGCTGAAGTCGGCCGGCCGCGACGATTACCGCACCTTCTACGACAAGATGCTGGAACTTGTGGAGTAG